One window of Trichoderma breve strain T069 chromosome 3, whole genome shotgun sequence genomic DNA carries:
- a CDS encoding glycosyl hydrolases family 28 domain-containing protein, producing MTKLYLLLGALAASVCVQSHALPPPPTVTEAPKLEDRATTCTFSGANGASSASKSQKSCATIVLSNVAVPSGVTLDLSDLNDGTTVIFQGTTTWGYKEWSGPLLQIEGNDITIQGASGSVLDPQGSRWWDGEGSNGGKTKPKFFAAHDLTSSSITNLNIRNTPVQAVSVNGVNGLTITGMTIDNSAGDSGGGHNTDGFDIGSSSNVVISGAKVYNQDDCVAVNSGTNITFTGGLCSGGHGLSIGSVGGRDDNTVQTVTFSNSQVTKSANGIRIKASAGDTGTIKGVTYTGITLSSITGYGILIEQNYDGGDLHGSPTSGIPITNLVLQNISGSGGVLSSANNIAIVCGSGACSSWTWSNVVVTGGKKYGSCQNVPSVATC from the exons ATGACCAAACTATACCTTCTCCTCGGAGCGCTCGCAGCATCGGTCTGTGTTCAATCCCATgctcttccccctcctcctACTGTCACAGAAGCACCCAAGCTTGAAGATCGAGCTACTACTTGCACCTTCTCTGGTGCCAAtggagcatcttcagcaaGCAAGTCGCAGAAGTCGTGCGCAACCATTGTGCTATCAAATGTTGCTGTCCCTTCGGGTGTGACTCTCGATCTTAGTGACTTGAATGATGGCACTACT GTCATTTTTCAGGGGACCACTACTTGGGGCTATAAGGAGTGGTCTGGCCCTCTGCTCCAAATCGAGGGCAATGATATCACCATCCAGGGCGCCAGTGGTTCAGTTTTGGACCCCCAGGGCTCCCGTTGGTGGGATGGTGAAGGCAGCAACGGTGGCAAGACGAAGCCAAAGTTCTTTGCTGCCCATGATCtaacctcttcatccatcaccaacctgAACATCAGGAACACACCTGTCCAAGCCGTCAGCGTGAATGGTGTCAACGGACTTACCATCACTGGAATGACAATTGACAACAGTGCTGGTGACAGTGGAGGCGGACACAATACCGATGGATTTGACATTGGCTCTAGCTCGAATGTTGTCATTAGCGGAGCTAAAGTTTATAACCAAGATGACTGCGTTGCCGTCAACTCTGGAACA AACATCACATTCACTGGAGGTCTTTGCTCTGGTGGACATGGATTGTCAATCGGTAGCGTCGGCGGCCGAGATGACAACACCGTTCAAACAGTCACCTTTAGCAACTCGCAGGTTACCAAGTCAGCCAATG GCATTCGTATCAAGGCATCGGCTGGTGATACCGGGACAATCAAGGGAGTGACCTACACAGGTATTACTCTGTCGTCCATCACGGG ATATGGTATTCTGATTGAGCAGAACTACGATGGCGGTGACCTGCACGGAAGCCCCACGAGTGGTatccccatcaccaacctcgTGCTCCAGAACATCTCTGGAAGTGGCGGTGTCTTATCAAGTGCTAacaacatcgccatcgtTTGTGGAAGTGGTGCTTGTTCTAGCTGGACTTGGAGCAACGTGGTCGTCACTGGAGGAAAGAAATATGGCAGCTGCCAGAACGTACCAAGTGTTGCTACTTGTTAA